One Fundidesulfovibrio terrae genomic window carries:
- the murB gene encoding UDP-N-acetylmuramate dehydrogenase: protein MALKVAPGPKLSERTTLRLGGRARAEIVLASPEDAHGLADELARHDCRPFVLGWGSNLLAVDTDLDIAVVSLEAGGPEIVEQQACCDGRSGEKVFVRAGGGLMLPKLVNWAAKLGLSGLEGLAGIPGTVGGAVAMNAGSYGRETGELLTRVRLWDAKEGLRWIGPAQWSARYRSFAVDGVAPPWLVLEAEMALESASPEAVRAAVDANLARKKASQPVSAATCGCVFKNPEGHSTGKMLDELGFKGKSLGGMCFSPMHANFLVNEGRGTAKAALELIAKAREAVKGRFGVELELEVRVVR, encoded by the coding sequence ATGGCGCTTAAGGTCGCTCCCGGTCCCAAGCTCTCCGAGCGCACCACGCTTCGCCTGGGCGGGCGCGCCCGGGCCGAGATCGTGCTCGCGTCCCCCGAGGATGCGCACGGCCTCGCGGACGAGCTTGCCCGGCACGACTGCCGGCCCTTCGTTCTGGGCTGGGGCAGCAACCTTCTGGCCGTGGACACGGACCTGGACATCGCCGTGGTCAGCCTCGAGGCGGGCGGACCCGAGATCGTCGAGCAACAGGCCTGCTGCGACGGCAGAAGCGGAGAGAAAGTTTTCGTGCGCGCCGGCGGCGGGCTCATGCTGCCCAAGCTGGTCAACTGGGCGGCAAAGCTCGGGCTTTCCGGGCTTGAGGGGCTGGCCGGGATTCCCGGCACCGTGGGCGGGGCCGTGGCCATGAACGCGGGCAGCTACGGGCGCGAGACCGGCGAGCTGCTGACTCGGGTTCGCCTGTGGGACGCCAAGGAGGGCCTGCGCTGGATCGGGCCCGCCCAGTGGTCGGCCAGGTACCGCAGCTTCGCCGTCGACGGCGTCGCGCCGCCCTGGCTGGTGCTCGAGGCCGAGATGGCGCTCGAGAGCGCTTCGCCCGAAGCCGTGCGCGCGGCAGTGGACGCGAACCTGGCCAGGAAGAAGGCCAGCCAGCCCGTGAGCGCGGCCACCTGCGGGTGTGTGTTCAAGAACCCCGAAGGCCACAGCACGGGAAAGATGCTCGACGAGCTGGGCTTCAAGGGCAAAAGCCTGGGCGGCATGTGCTTCTCGCCCATGCACGCGAATTTTTTGGTGAACGAGGGACGGGGTACGGCCAAGGCCGCCCTGGAACTCATCGCCAAGGCCCGCGAGGCGGTGAAGGGCCGCTTCGGCGTGGAATTGGAACTGGAAGTGAGGGTGGTCCGGTGA
- a CDS encoding cell division protein FtsQ/DivIB: MSSVARGASRLGLASGRNRNAHSYGGGSDSRAKITASRSGSREGRLPLAKVKVNKSRGGAVAGVGKASLIGGLFARLCTLVVACVALVAVSIGLLAGYRWLTTIDYFTIRDLQITGVSRMAREDVLTQAELKPGMNLLAVNMENVEAMLTKNPWIESAQVTRVLPDTLKIRVTEREPSYLVQYEDSLCYADGEGRIIDKVQSDKFVSLPQVEVESGMERHLPVLEELRKAIAAKQTPFGLDQVAWIRLSWRYGLEVRLMDRNVLLCVGVDDWKNNLTHMGLVWANLAKRGELDRTAIISAQNRKVWVEMHG; this comes from the coding sequence GTGAGCAGCGTCGCACGCGGAGCTTCGCGCCTGGGGCTGGCCTCGGGGCGCAATCGCAACGCCCACTCATACGGGGGCGGGTCGGACAGCCGCGCCAAGATCACCGCTTCCCGGTCCGGCTCGCGCGAGGGACGGCTCCCCCTGGCCAAGGTGAAGGTGAACAAGTCCCGGGGAGGGGCCGTGGCCGGGGTGGGCAAGGCCTCGCTCATCGGCGGGCTCTTCGCCCGGCTGTGCACCCTGGTGGTGGCCTGCGTGGCCCTGGTGGCGGTGTCCATCGGGCTTCTGGCCGGATACCGCTGGCTGACCACCATCGATTACTTCACCATCCGCGATCTTCAGATCACGGGCGTCAGCCGCATGGCCCGCGAGGACGTGCTGACTCAGGCCGAGCTCAAGCCCGGCATGAACCTGCTGGCCGTGAACATGGAGAACGTGGAGGCGATGCTCACCAAGAATCCCTGGATCGAATCGGCCCAGGTGACGCGGGTGCTGCCCGACACCCTGAAGATCAGGGTCACGGAGCGCGAGCCCAGCTACCTCGTCCAGTACGAGGACAGCCTCTGCTACGCCGACGGCGAGGGCCGCATCATCGACAAGGTGCAGTCGGACAAGTTCGTGTCCCTGCCCCAGGTCGAAGTCGAGTCCGGCATGGAGCGCCACCTGCCGGTGCTGGAGGAGCTGCGGAAGGCCATCGCCGCCAAGCAGACGCCCTTCGGCCTGGACCAGGTGGCCTGGATCAGACTCTCGTGGAGATACGGCCTGGAGGTCAGGCTCATGGATAGAAACGTCCTCCTGTGCGTGGGCGTGGACGACTGGAAGAACAACCTCACCCATATGGGGCTGGTGTGGGCCAATCTGGCCAAGCGCGGCGAGCTTGACCGCACTGCGATCATTTCGGCCCAGAACCGCAAGGTGTGGGTGGAGATGCATGGATAG
- the ftsA gene encoding cell division protein FtsA, with amino-acid sequence MAKGSELIVGLDIGTTKICAVVGELSPEGVDVVGIGTAPSTGLRKGVVVNIEQTVASIKRALEEAELMAGCEIRTVYAGIAGSHIKGFNSHGVIAVKGGEVTQKDVERVLDAAKAVAIPLDREVIHILPQEYIVDDQRGIADPLGMAGVRLEVKVHIVTGAVTSAQNIIRSCHRAGLDVADIVLEALASAKAVLTEEEREIGVALVDLGGGTTDLAVFSNDSIKHTSVLALGGNNLTNDIAFGLRTPMASAEKIKIKYGCALSDLVRKDEVIEVISVGGREPRRLSRQVLSEICEPRIEEMLALVDQELIKSGLKNSIAAGVVLTGGTALIEGIQELGEQIFNLPTRVGFPMRVGGLKDVVNSPMYATAVGLLMYGAEKEGTDKRFRIRSDEKVFNRILGRMRKWFVDVK; translated from the coding sequence ATGGCAAAGGGATCGGAACTCATAGTCGGACTGGACATCGGCACCACCAAGATTTGCGCGGTGGTGGGCGAGCTCTCGCCCGAAGGCGTGGATGTGGTGGGCATCGGCACCGCTCCTTCCACCGGCCTTCGAAAGGGGGTGGTGGTCAACATCGAACAGACCGTGGCCTCCATCAAGCGCGCCCTGGAAGAGGCCGAGCTCATGGCCGGCTGCGAGATCCGCACGGTCTACGCGGGCATCGCCGGGAGCCACATCAAGGGCTTCAACTCCCACGGCGTCATTGCCGTCAAGGGCGGCGAAGTCACCCAGAAGGACGTGGAGCGGGTGCTGGACGCGGCCAAGGCCGTGGCCATCCCCCTGGACCGCGAGGTCATCCACATCCTACCCCAGGAATACATCGTGGACGACCAGCGCGGCATCGCCGATCCGCTGGGCATGGCCGGGGTGCGCCTGGAGGTGAAGGTGCACATCGTCACCGGCGCGGTCACCTCGGCCCAGAACATCATCCGCAGCTGCCACCGCGCGGGTCTGGACGTGGCCGACATCGTGCTGGAGGCCCTGGCCTCGGCCAAGGCCGTGCTCACCGAGGAGGAACGCGAGATCGGCGTGGCCTTGGTGGACCTGGGCGGCGGCACCACCGACCTGGCGGTGTTCTCCAACGACTCCATCAAGCACACCTCGGTTTTGGCGCTTGGCGGCAACAACCTGACCAACGACATCGCCTTCGGCCTGCGCACCCCCATGGCCAGCGCCGAGAAGATCAAGATCAAGTACGGCTGCGCCCTGTCGGACCTGGTGCGCAAGGACGAGGTCATCGAGGTGATCAGCGTGGGCGGGCGCGAGCCGCGCAGGCTTTCGCGCCAGGTGCTCTCGGAGATCTGCGAGCCCCGTATCGAGGAGATGCTGGCCCTGGTGGACCAGGAACTCATCAAGTCGGGGCTTAAGAACTCCATCGCGGCGGGCGTGGTGCTCACCGGCGGGACCGCCCTCATCGAGGGCATCCAGGAACTGGGCGAGCAGATTTTCAACCTGCCGACCCGCGTGGGCTTCCCCATGCGCGTGGGCGGGCTCAAGGACGTGGTCAACAGCCCCATGTACGCAACGGCGGTGGGGCTTCTCATGTACGGCGCGGAAAAGGAAGGCACGGACAAGCGCTTCCGCATCCGTTCCGATGAGAAAGTCTTCAATCGCATCCTCGGCCGCATGCGGAAGTGGTTCGTGGATGTGAAATAA
- the ftsZ gene encoding cell division protein FtsZ, protein MDIYDIDFESNARIKVVGVGGGGGNAVNNMICSALRGVTFITANTDIQALNKSKAEFKIQLGDKLTKGLGAGANPDCGRDAALESIDQIRKTICDADMVFVTAGMGGGTGTGAAPVIAQAAKEAGALTVGVVTKPFYFEGKKRLGAAEKGIAALREQVDSIITIPNDRLLTLASKKATFMEMLKKADEILYYAVKGISDLIMVPGLINLDFADVKAVMSEMGLAMMGFGVARGENRAQEAAQKAITSPLLEDVTIDGAKGVLMNITCSPDLTIEEVDEAASTVTAAVSEDAKVFFGTVFDENAGDEIRITVIATGIETAEEMARAQGHMAKVSVHPAVAQAVAQHAEPQPAPRAPEVAPREPELRAEVRTEVRQDRPREAQSPHVASPRTERIIASRHNDLSIPTYLRVGRKGSSADPAAIAQYKTHTPGSEDFVFDEDEFEVPAFIRMQAD, encoded by the coding sequence ATGGATATCTACGACATCGATTTCGAATCCAATGCACGCATCAAGGTGGTCGGTGTGGGCGGCGGTGGCGGAAACGCGGTCAACAACATGATCTGTTCGGCGCTGCGCGGCGTGACCTTCATCACCGCCAACACCGATATCCAGGCGCTCAACAAGTCCAAGGCCGAGTTCAAGATTCAGCTGGGCGACAAGCTGACCAAGGGCCTGGGCGCGGGCGCCAACCCGGATTGCGGCCGTGACGCGGCGCTCGAGTCCATCGACCAGATCAGGAAGACCATCTGCGACGCCGACATGGTCTTCGTCACCGCCGGAATGGGCGGCGGCACCGGCACCGGAGCGGCCCCGGTCATCGCCCAGGCGGCCAAGGAAGCCGGTGCCCTTACCGTGGGCGTGGTCACCAAGCCGTTCTACTTCGAGGGCAAGAAGCGTCTCGGCGCGGCCGAAAAGGGCATCGCCGCCCTGCGGGAGCAGGTGGACTCCATCATCACCATCCCCAACGACCGCCTGCTGACGCTCGCCTCCAAGAAAGCCACCTTCATGGAGATGCTGAAGAAGGCCGACGAGATTCTTTATTACGCCGTGAAGGGCATCTCCGACCTGATCATGGTGCCCGGCCTGATCAACCTGGACTTCGCCGACGTGAAGGCCGTGATGAGCGAGATGGGCCTGGCCATGATGGGCTTCGGCGTGGCCCGGGGCGAGAACCGCGCCCAGGAAGCCGCCCAGAAGGCCATCACCAGCCCTCTGCTGGAGGACGTGACCATCGACGGCGCCAAGGGCGTCCTCATGAACATCACCTGCTCCCCCGACCTGACCATCGAGGAAGTGGACGAGGCCGCCTCCACCGTCACCGCCGCCGTCAGCGAGGACGCCAAGGTGTTCTTCGGCACCGTGTTCGACGAGAACGCGGGCGACGAGATCCGCATCACCGTCATCGCAACCGGCATCGAGACCGCCGAGGAGATGGCCCGTGCCCAGGGCCACATGGCCAAGGTGAGCGTGCATCCCGCCGTGGCCCAGGCCGTGGCCCAGCACGCCGAGCCCCAGCCCGCCCCGCGCGCGCCGGAAGTGGCCCCGCGCGAGCCGGAGCTGCGTGCCGAGGTGCGCACCGAGGTGCGCCAGGACCGCCCCCGCGAGGCCCAGTCCCCCCACGTGGCCAGCCCGCGCACCGAGCGCATCATCGCCTCGCGCCATAACGATCTGAGCATTCCGACCTATCTGCGGGTCGGGCGCAAGGGCTCTTCCGCCGATCCGGCGGCCATCGCCCAGTACAAGACCCACACCCCGGGCTCCGAGGACTTCGTGTTCGACGAGGACGAGTTCGAGGTGCCGGCCTTCATCCGGATGCAGGCCGACTAG
- a CDS encoding radical SAM protein, with protein sequence MPDLPDPGGRLPVALAYPGAPRAALSALGWQAVYRLAGQSPWLVVERFFLSAGNSVPRSQDSSSPLDAFPLAAFSLGYELDGSVLTSALSASSVPLLASQRPGFPILLGGGPLAFLNPAPLAPILDAWFVGEAEAGFVPALERAAEMILAGADKPSVLSMLAALPGFYVPGRSALPVKRVVAPGGRVLADPVCSSFVSHEAEFKDTLLMEVNRGCPHSCRFCAAGFVYRPPRQARMADLRAIVEQTRPKKVGLVGTALTDWKELPEFLRWLSSEKVKFTLSSVRADGVTESLLDILRNAGLRTLTLALEGQSARIRKKANKNLDEDVFLRAVELAAKRGVNHLKTYLIVGWPGEEDADYDELARFLAEVVKAGKVGGGKKGIGHMTLGVNPLVPKPWTPMQWAPMAGAAYLEDRLERMAAMVKPLRGVRLEGEKPSWARVQGLLARGGEDLAELIIAAGEIGWRKALREWSGDVSAVLDRERGRDEPFPWECIDIGVGRETLWREWERYRSGKRTPKCPEQGCGLCEACP encoded by the coding sequence ATGCCTGATCTGCCCGATCCCGGCGGCAGGCTGCCGGTAGCGCTGGCCTACCCTGGAGCCCCACGCGCGGCCTTGTCCGCGCTCGGGTGGCAGGCCGTGTACCGGCTGGCCGGACAAAGCCCTTGGTTGGTGGTGGAGCGGTTTTTCCTTTCCGCTGGAAACTCCGTTCCGAGGTCCCAGGACTCGTCCTCCCCCCTGGACGCGTTCCCCCTGGCGGCCTTCTCCTTGGGCTACGAACTGGACGGTTCCGTGCTGACGAGCGCGCTTTCAGCCTCCAGTGTCCCTCTCCTTGCGAGCCAGCGGCCCGGCTTCCCGATTCTGTTGGGAGGCGGGCCGCTGGCCTTTTTGAATCCGGCCCCCCTGGCTCCCATCCTTGACGCCTGGTTCGTGGGCGAGGCGGAGGCCGGGTTCGTTCCCGCCCTTGAGCGCGCCGCCGAAATGATCCTTGCCGGCGCGGACAAGCCCTCGGTGCTCTCCATGCTGGCAGCCTTGCCCGGCTTCTACGTGCCAGGCAGGAGCGCCCTGCCCGTGAAGCGGGTGGTTGCGCCGGGCGGGCGCGTGCTGGCCGATCCGGTCTGCTCCAGCTTCGTCAGCCACGAGGCCGAATTCAAGGACACCTTGCTCATGGAGGTGAACAGGGGCTGTCCGCACTCCTGCCGCTTCTGCGCCGCCGGGTTCGTGTACCGTCCCCCTCGCCAGGCCCGCATGGCGGACCTGCGGGCCATCGTGGAGCAGACACGGCCCAAGAAGGTCGGCCTTGTGGGCACAGCGCTCACGGACTGGAAGGAGCTTCCCGAATTTCTGCGTTGGCTGTCCTCGGAGAAAGTGAAGTTCACCTTGTCCTCGGTCAGGGCCGACGGCGTGACCGAATCGCTCCTGGACATCCTGCGCAACGCCGGGTTGCGCACGCTCACCCTGGCCCTGGAGGGCCAAAGCGCGCGCATCCGGAAGAAAGCCAACAAGAATCTGGACGAGGACGTGTTCCTGCGCGCCGTGGAACTGGCCGCAAAACGCGGGGTGAACCACCTGAAGACCTATCTCATCGTGGGCTGGCCCGGTGAGGAAGACGCGGATTACGATGAACTGGCGCGCTTTCTGGCTGAGGTGGTCAAGGCCGGGAAGGTTGGCGGCGGCAAGAAGGGCATCGGGCACATGACCCTGGGGGTGAACCCCCTGGTGCCCAAGCCCTGGACCCCCATGCAGTGGGCCCCCATGGCCGGGGCAGCCTACCTGGAGGACCGGCTGGAACGCATGGCCGCCATGGTCAAGCCCCTGCGCGGGGTGCGCCTGGAAGGTGAGAAGCCGTCCTGGGCCCGGGTGCAGGGCCTGTTGGCCAGGGGCGGAGAGGATCTGGCGGAGCTCATCATCGCGGCCGGGGAGATCGGCTGGCGAAAGGCTTTGCGCGAGTGGAGCGGCGACGTGTCAGCCGTGCTCGACCGCGAGCGCGGCCGGGACGAACCCTTCCCCTGGGAGTGCATCGACATCGGCGTGGGCCGAGAGACTCTCTGGCGCGAATGGGAGCGCTACCGATCCGGCAAGCGCACCCCCAAATGTCCGGAGCAGGGCTGCGGCCTGTGTGAGGCCTGCCCCTGA
- a CDS encoding HAMP domain-containing methyl-accepting chemotaxis protein, with the protein MQWLDDIKVGTKLITGFILLALLTALVGFIGIINMGKMNEATEDVYKKELMGIAHIKEAAINMTLYDRAARGLIMSPPEEHDKFRKLMDGYVKKYQDAYDKANPLFYSEKGKELMIKIGKADDEVTSLMNRFLELAKSGSEQSLAGARTLILGQLREKENALIDLIEDATRLKEGNAERFFQQTSENFERSRLILTSIVALSVILGLSLGIVLARSISVPLRKSVDIAQAMAVGDLERNLDIHRKDEVGVMIDALRAVVDAERQITAIVGNMALGDLSTLPKERSGADTLMRSLKSLVETDAKIAETAQRLAEGDLKVRIAPRSEEDQLLISLAEMVRRIKDVIMEVQSGATNVASGSEEMSASSESLSQATTEQAAALEESSASMEQMASSISQNSDNARQTEAIATKAATDARESGEAMDKTVSAMKEIAQRISIIEEIARQTDLLALNAAIEAARAGEHGKGFAVVAAEVRKLAERSQMAAGEINDLSRSSTEVAESAGELLKKLVPDIQRTAELVQEINAACNEQNSGAALVNKALQQLDQVVQQNASASEELASTSEQLSSQAQQLQAVISFFQVDDTGDFDPRRLAQGRPRGHETPQFRPQAPKTKKSGIQLHLGTGENPTEGGDFEKF; encoded by the coding sequence ATGCAATGGCTGGACGACATAAAGGTGGGCACCAAACTCATCACCGGCTTCATCCTGCTCGCGTTGCTCACAGCGTTGGTCGGCTTCATCGGCATCATCAACATGGGCAAGATGAACGAGGCCACGGAAGACGTCTACAAGAAGGAGCTGATGGGCATCGCCCACATCAAGGAAGCCGCCATCAACATGACTTTATACGACCGGGCGGCCCGGGGCCTGATCATGTCCCCTCCGGAAGAGCATGACAAGTTCCGGAAGCTGATGGACGGATACGTGAAGAAGTACCAGGATGCGTACGACAAGGCCAATCCCCTCTTCTATTCGGAAAAGGGCAAGGAGCTGATGATCAAGATCGGCAAAGCCGATGACGAAGTCACCAGCTTGATGAACCGTTTTCTGGAGCTGGCCAAATCCGGAAGCGAGCAGTCCCTGGCCGGGGCCCGGACCTTGATCCTGGGACAACTCCGGGAAAAAGAGAACGCGCTGATCGACTTGATCGAGGACGCCACGCGACTGAAGGAAGGCAATGCCGAACGGTTCTTCCAGCAGACCAGCGAGAACTTCGAGCGCAGCCGCCTCATCCTGACCTCCATCGTCGCTCTCAGCGTGATCCTGGGGCTGTCCCTGGGGATCGTCCTCGCCCGGTCCATCAGCGTCCCCCTGCGCAAGAGCGTGGACATAGCCCAGGCCATGGCCGTGGGCGACCTGGAGCGCAATCTCGACATCCACCGCAAGGACGAGGTGGGCGTGATGATCGACGCCCTGCGCGCGGTGGTTGATGCCGAACGTCAGATCACAGCCATCGTGGGAAACATGGCCCTGGGCGACCTGTCCACGCTACCCAAGGAGCGCTCCGGCGCCGACACCCTCATGCGCTCGCTCAAGTCGCTGGTCGAGACGGACGCTAAAATCGCCGAGACCGCGCAACGCCTGGCCGAGGGCGATCTCAAGGTGCGCATCGCGCCGCGTTCGGAAGAGGACCAGCTCCTGATCTCCCTGGCCGAGATGGTGCGCCGGATCAAGGATGTCATCATGGAAGTGCAGTCCGGGGCGACCAACGTGGCCTCCGGCAGCGAAGAGATGAGCGCCTCTTCCGAGAGCCTCTCCCAGGCCACCACCGAACAGGCCGCCGCGTTGGAAGAGTCTTCCGCCTCAATGGAGCAGATGGCCTCCAGCATCAGCCAGAATTCGGACAACGCCCGCCAGACCGAGGCCATCGCCACCAAGGCCGCCACCGACGCCCGCGAATCCGGAGAGGCCATGGACAAGACCGTGTCCGCCATGAAGGAGATCGCTCAGCGGATATCCATCATCGAGGAGATCGCCCGGCAGACCGACCTGCTGGCCCTCAACGCGGCCATCGAAGCCGCCCGGGCCGGCGAGCACGGCAAGGGCTTCGCCGTGGTGGCCGCTGAAGTGCGCAAGCTGGCCGAACGCAGCCAGATGGCCGCCGGCGAGATCAACGACCTCTCCAGGAGCAGCACCGAGGTGGCCGAAAGCGCCGGCGAACTCCTCAAGAAGCTCGTCCCGGACATCCAGAGGACAGCCGAACTGGTGCAGGAGATCAACGCGGCCTGCAACGAACAGAACTCCGGGGCGGCCCTGGTCAACAAGGCATTGCAGCAGCTCGACCAGGTGGTGCAGCAGAACGCGTCGGCCTCCGAGGAGCTGGCTTCCACGTCCGAGCAGCTATCCTCCCAGGCGCAGCAGCTCCAGGCCGTCATCAGCTTTTTCCAGGTGGATGACACGGGGGATTTCGACCCCAGGAGGCTCGCCCAGGGGCGCCCCCGCGGCCATGAGACGCCACAATTCCGGCCGCAGGCCCCCAAGACGAAAAAATCCGGCATCCAGCTTCATCTGGGCACCGGGGAAAATCCAACAGAGGGCGGCGACTTCGAGAAATTCTGA
- a CDS encoding GGDEF domain-containing protein — protein MSPHIKLASILSLIMVAPVIAALALLENGNRPGALALLAIHCALSIALLPFIARFCLFVCVFKDLAEVGEFAGRLRKGGFPHPFELPVEKEDEHILYKLKRNLNWMLHILKDKEKRLLWRLEETDLARRNLEDLSRTDPLTGLGNRRGFDEAVAGMSRADAGAVTLMRLLFIDCDKFKQVNDTHGHQAGDEVLRILAAIIRESVREGFDAPFRLGGDEFAVLLSCREDQAVDVAERIRERFKESNGHGSTLSLGLTSFRPVGCAGETAWEAVVARADAALYDAKGSGGDKVSLR, from the coding sequence GTGAGCCCGCACATAAAACTCGCCTCCATCCTCTCGCTCATCATGGTCGCGCCGGTGATCGCCGCGCTGGCGCTCCTTGAAAATGGCAACAGGCCGGGGGCACTGGCCCTTCTGGCCATCCACTGCGCCCTGAGCATCGCCCTGCTGCCCTTTATCGCCCGGTTCTGCCTGTTCGTCTGCGTGTTCAAGGACCTGGCCGAGGTGGGCGAGTTCGCCGGACGCCTGCGCAAGGGCGGCTTCCCCCATCCTTTCGAGCTGCCGGTGGAGAAGGAGGACGAGCATATCCTCTACAAGCTCAAGCGGAACCTCAACTGGATGCTGCACATATTGAAGGACAAGGAGAAGCGCCTGCTCTGGCGCCTGGAGGAGACCGACCTGGCCCGGCGCAACCTGGAAGACCTAAGCCGCACCGACCCGCTCACGGGCCTGGGCAACCGCAGGGGTTTCGATGAGGCGGTCGCGGGGATGTCCAGGGCGGACGCGGGCGCCGTGACGCTCATGCGACTGCTCTTCATCGACTGCGACAAATTCAAGCAGGTCAATGACACCCACGGGCACCAGGCCGGGGACGAAGTGCTGCGGATACTGGCGGCCATCATCAGGGAATCGGTGCGGGAGGGGTTCGACGCCCCCTTCCGTCTTGGCGGCGACGAATTCGCCGTGCTGCTCTCCTGCCGGGAGGACCAGGCCGTCGACGTGGCCGAGCGCATCCGGGAGCGCTTCAAGGAGTCCAACGGCCACGGCAGCACCTTGTCCCTGGGGCTGACCTCTTTCAGGCCTGTGGGCTGCGCCGGTGAGACAGCCTGGGAGGCCGTGGTGGCCCGGGCCGATGCGGCCCTCTACGACGCCAAGGGTTCGGGCGGAGACAAGGTCAGCCTGCGATAG
- a CDS encoding thermonuclease family protein, giving the protein MTIRLVSFAIAMFLAAQAWAFTGTVQRVHDGDTVTVDDVRVRLYGIDAPELDQPGGKEARQYLASLAQDRAVEVLPRDVDAYGRTVGVLLLLPGRQDLNAAMVKAGHAWVYKQYCRDCTALTISETWARLQGLGLWAKEGPVAPWVWRNKHRRTP; this is encoded by the coding sequence ATGACCATCAGACTGGTTTCGTTTGCGATTGCGATGTTCTTGGCCGCCCAGGCATGGGCCTTCACCGGAACCGTCCAGCGCGTCCACGACGGCGACACCGTCACCGTGGACGACGTGCGCGTGCGCCTCTACGGCATAGACGCCCCGGAGCTCGACCAGCCCGGCGGGAAGGAGGCGCGCCAGTATCTGGCGTCGCTGGCCCAGGATCGCGCCGTCGAGGTCCTCCCCAGGGACGTGGACGCATACGGACGCACCGTGGGCGTTCTCCTGCTGCTTCCGGGCAGGCAGGACTTGAACGCGGCCATGGTCAAGGCCGGGCATGCTTGGGTCTATAAACAATACTGCCGCGACTGCACGGCGCTGACCATCTCGGAAACCTGGGCCAGGCTTCAGGGCCTTGGCTTGTGGGCCAAAGAAGGTCCGGTCGCGCCGTGGGTATGGCGGAACAAGCACAGGAGAACCCCATGA
- a CDS encoding transglycosylase SLT domain-containing protein, which yields MEHQALIENAAQAHGLPSRLVEAVAGVESGGNSWAFRYEPQFFARHVASDASVRAVAPCSLDSERQARATSWGLMQVMGATARGLGFQGAFLNALCDPQTGLEYGCRLLARLRDRYKALHGWPGVAAAYNAGSPRRDLSGSFVNQPYVDRIAQALGGQWPQ from the coding sequence ATGGAGCACCAAGCGCTCATCGAGAACGCCGCCCAAGCCCACGGCCTGCCGTCCAGGCTGGTGGAGGCGGTGGCGGGAGTGGAGTCCGGAGGCAATTCGTGGGCCTTCCGGTATGAACCGCAATTCTTCGCGCGCCACGTGGCCTCCGACGCATCAGTGCGGGCCGTGGCCCCGTGCAGCCTGGACAGCGAACGCCAGGCCCGGGCCACGTCCTGGGGGCTCATGCAGGTCATGGGGGCAACGGCGCGCGGACTCGGATTCCAGGGGGCGTTCCTGAACGCCCTGTGCGATCCGCAGACAGGACTGGAGTACGGTTGCAGGCTGCTGGCACGGCTGCGCGACCGCTACAAGGCGCTCCACGGCTGGCCGGGAGTCGCGGCGGCCTACAACGCGGGCAGCCCGCGCCGGGACCTCTCCGGGAGTTTCGTCAACCAGCCCTACGTGGACAGGATCGCCCAGGCTTTGGGGGGGCAATGGCCCCAATGA
- a CDS encoding DVU0298 family protein: protein MGKLRELRKNVLDALRKDPWPDGLASLEEHAPKALLGPLFACLLEPAPLVRWRAASAFGAVVSRLFDTKPEDARQLMRQFMWRLNEESGNVAWGVPEAFGEILAAQPVLAREFHLVLASYIHERDCKTGDNYLELCPLRRGVYWGLGRLAEARPELALAALNDLVLALAGDDPESRGLAAWGVGGLLPLAGDGRGAALAGLEALTGDESPLEFYSHGSLTRRSVADMAREALAKAS, encoded by the coding sequence ATGGGCAAGTTGCGGGAATTGCGGAAAAACGTCCTGGACGCGCTGCGGAAGGACCCCTGGCCGGACGGTCTGGCCAGCCTGGAGGAGCATGCCCCCAAGGCGCTTTTGGGGCCGCTCTTCGCTTGCCTGCTGGAGCCGGCCCCGCTGGTGCGCTGGCGGGCGGCCTCCGCGTTCGGCGCGGTGGTGTCCCGGCTGTTCGACACGAAGCCCGAGGACGCCCGCCAGCTCATGCGCCAGTTCATGTGGCGCCTGAACGAGGAGTCCGGCAACGTGGCCTGGGGCGTCCCCGAAGCCTTCGGGGAGATCCTGGCCGCTCAGCCCGTGCTGGCCCGGGAGTTCCACCTGGTACTGGCCTCCTACATCCACGAACGCGACTGCAAGACCGGCGACAACTACCTGGAGCTGTGCCCCTTGCGGCGCGGCGTGTACTGGGGCCTGGGCAGGCTGGCCGAGGCCAGGCCCGAGCTGGCCCTTGCCGCGCTTAACGACCTGGTCCTGGCCCTGGCCGGAGACGACCCGGAGAGCCGGGGCCTGGCCGCCTGGGGCGTGGGGGGACTTCTGCCCCTGGCCGGAGACGGGCGTGGTGCGGCCCTGGCCGGGCTCGAGGCGCTCACTGGTGACGAGTCCCCCCTCGAGTTCTATTCGCACGGCAGCCTGACGCGACGGAGCGTGGCGGACATGGCCCGGGAAGCTCTCGCAAAAGCCTCTTGA